In Canis lupus familiaris isolate Mischka breed German Shepherd chromosome 5, alternate assembly UU_Cfam_GSD_1.0, whole genome shotgun sequence, a genomic segment contains:
- the TUBB3 gene encoding tubulin beta-3 chain, with amino-acid sequence MREIVHIQAGQCGNQIGAKFWEVISDEHGIDPSGNYVGDSDLQLERISVYYNEASSHKYVPRAILVDLEPGTMDSVRSGAFGHLFRPDNFIFGQSGAGNNWAKGHYTEGAELVDSVLDVVRKECENCDCLQGFQLTHSLGGGTGSGMGTLLISKVREEYPDRIMNTFSVVPSPKVSDTVVEPYNATLSIHQLVENTDETYCIDNEALYDICFRTLKLATPTYGDLNHLVSATMSGVTTSLRFPGQLNADLRKLAVNMVPFPRLHFFMPGFAPLTARGSQQYRALTVPELTQQMFDAKNMMAACDPRHGRYLTVATVFRGRMSMKEVDEQMLAIQSKNSSYFVEWIPNNVKVAVCDIPPRGLKMSSTFIGNSTAIQELFKRISEQFTAMFRRKAFLHWYTGEGMDEMEFTEAESNMNDLVSEYQQYQDATAEEEGEMYEDDEEESEAQGPK; translated from the exons ATGAGGGAGATCGTGCACATCCAGGCCGGCCAGTGCGGCAACCAGATCGGAGCCAAG TTCTGGGAAGTCATCAGTGATGAGCACGGTATAGACCCCAGTGGCAACTATGTGGGCGACTCAGACCTGCAGCTGGAACGCATCAGCGTCTACTACAACGAGGCCTCTT CTCATAAGTATGTGCCTCGGGCCATTCTGGTGGACCTTGAGCCCGGAACCATGGACAGCGTCCGGTCTGGGGCCTTTGGGCATCTTTTCAGGCCTGACAACTTCATCTTTG GTCAGAGTGGGGCTGGCAACAATTGGGCCAAAGGTCACTACACGGAGGGCGCAGAGCTGGTGGACTCAGTCCTGGATGTGGTGCGGAAGGAGTGTGAGAATTGCGACTGCCTGCAGGGCTTCCAGCTGACCCACTCGCTCGGCGGGGGCACAGGGTCCGGGATGGGCACACTGCTCATCAGCAAGGTGCGCGAGGAGTACCCCGACCGCATCATGAACACCTTCAGTGTGGTGCCCTCCCCCAAGGTGTCGGACACAGTGGTGGAGCCCTACAACGCCACGCTGTCCATCCACCAGCTGGTGGAGAACACGGACGAGACCTACTGCATCGACAATGAGGCTTTGTACGACATCTGCTTCCGCACTCTCAAGCTGGCCACGCCCACCTACGGTGACCTCAACCATCTGGTGTCGGCCACCATGAGCGGCGTCACTACTTCTCTCCGCTTCCCCGGCCAGCTCAATGCTGACCTGCGCAAGCTGGCCGTGAATATGGTGCCCTTCCCCCGCCTGCACTTCTTCATGCCCGGCTTTGCCCCACTCACCGCGAGGGGCAGCCAGCAGTACCGCGCGCTCACGGTGCCCGAGCTCACTCAGCAGATGTTCGACGCCAAGAACATGATGGCTGCCTGTGACCCCCGCCACGGCCGCTACCTGACCGTGGCCACCGTCTTCCGCGGGCGCATGTCCATGAAGGAGGTGGACGAGCAGATGCTGGCCATCCAGAGCAAGAACAGCAGCTACTTCGTCGAGTGGATCCCCAACAACGTGAAGGTGGCCGTGTGTGACATCCCACCCCGGGGGCTCAAGATGTCCTCCACCTTCATCGGCAACAGCACGGCCATCCAGGAGCTGTTCAAGCGCATCTCGGAGCAGTTCACAGCCATGTTCCGGCGCAAGGCCTTCCTGCACTGGTACACGGGCGAGGGCATGGACGAGATGGAGTTCACTGAGGCCGAGAGCAACATGAACGACCTGGTGTCCGAGTACCAGCAGTACCAGGACGCCACGGCCGAGGAGGAGGGCGAGATGTACGAAGATGACGAGGAGGAGTCCGAGGCTCAGGGCCCCAAGTGa
- the MC1R gene encoding melanocyte-stimulating hormone receptor, with protein MSGQGPQRRLLGSLNGTSPATPHFELAANQTGPRCLEVSIPDGLFLSLGLVSVVENVLVVAAIAKNRNLHSPMYYFIGCLAVSDLLVSVSNVLETAVMLLVAAGALAAQAAVVQQLDDIIDVLICGSMVSSLCFLGAIAVDRYLSIFYALRYHSIVTLPRAWRAISAIWVASVLSSTLFIAYYNHTAVLLCLVSFFVAMLVLMAVLYVHMLARACQHARGIARLHKRQHFIPQGFGLKGAATLTILLGIFFLCWGPFFLHLSLVVLCPQHPICGCVFQNFNLFLTLIICNSIIDPFIYAFRSQELRKTLQEVVLCSW; from the coding sequence ATGTCTGGGCAGGGCCCCCAGAGAAGGCTGCTGGGCTCTCTCAATGGCACCTCCCCAGCCACCCCTCACTTCGAGCTGGCTGCCAACCAGACCGGGCCCCGGTGCCTGGAGGTGTCCATTCCCGACGGGCTGTTCCTCAGCCTGGGGCTGGTGAGCGTTGTGGAAAATGTGCTGGTGGTGGCCGCCATTGCCAAGAACCGCAACCTGCACTCGCCCATGTATTACTTCATCGGTTGCCTGGCTGTGTCCGACCTGCTGGTGAGCGTGAGCAATGTGCTGGAGACGGCCGTCATGCTGCTGGTGGCGGCAGGCGCCTTGGCTGCTCAGGCTGCTGTGGTGCAGCAGCTGGACGACATCATTGACGTGCTCATCTGTGGTTCCATGGTATCCAGCCTCTGCTTCCTGGGCGCCATTGCCGTGGACCGCTACCTCTCCATCTTCTACGCGCTGCGATACCACAGCATCGTCACACTCCCGCGGGCGTGGCGGGCCATCTCCGCTATCTGGGTGGCTAGCGTCCTCTCCAGCACGCTCTTCATTGCCTACTACAATCACACGGCCGTCCTGCTTTGTCTTGTCAGCTTCTTTGTAGCCATGCTGGTGCTCATGGCAGTGCTGTACGTCCACATGCTTGCCCGCGCCTGCCAGCACGCCCGAGGTATTGCCCGGCTCCATAAGAGGCAGCACTTCATCCCCCAGGGCTTTGGCCTCAAGGGCGCTGCCACACTCACTATCCTGCtgggcattttctttctctgctgggGCCCCTTCTTCTTGCACCTCTCACTCGTGGTCCTCTGCCCTCAACACCCCATCTGTGGCTGCGTCTTTCAGAACTTCAACCTCTTCCTCACCCTCATCATCTGCAACTCCATCATTGACCCCTTCATCTACGCCTTCCGCAGCCAGGAGCTCCGAAAGACTCTCCAAGAGGTAGTGCTATGTTCCTGGTGA
- the TCF25 gene encoding transcription factor 25 isoform X1, which translates to MSRRALRRLRGEQRGQEPLGPGALQFVLHDDDDAEEEGPKRGPGGRRSRGAGKEGVCVNNRFELINIEDLEEGPVLNGERSDCLLTDAVVSGNKRRSQSGSADTKKAGEAADKAVPPEQSNISGKLRKKKKKQKNKKNTTGEILENGLEDIDRILERIEDSSGLNRPGPPPLSSKKHVLYVEHRHLNPDTELKRYFGARAVLGEQRPRQRQRVYPKCTWLTTPKSTWPRYTKPGLSMRLLESKKGLSSFAFEHSEEYQQTQHKFLAAVESMEPNNIVVLLQTSPYHVDSLLQLSDACRFQEDQEMARDLVERALYSMECAFHPLFSLTSGTCRLDYRRPENRSFYLALYKQMSFLEKRGCPRTALEFCKLILSLEPDEDPLCMLLLIDHLALRARNYEYLIRLFQEWEAHRNLSQLPNFAFSVPLAYFLLSQQADLPEQELNSAREQASLLIRQALTMFPGVLLPLLEYCSVRPDAAVATHRFFGPDAEISQPPALSQLVSLYLGRSHFLWKEPATMSWLEENVREVLQAVDSGDPAVEACESRRKVLYQRAPRNIHRHVVLSEVKEAVAALPPDVTTQSVMGFDPLPPLDTIYSYVRPERLSPVSHGNTIALFFRSLLPNYTMEGERLEDGGAGGLNHNQGLNRLMLAVRDMMANFHFHDVEAAREDNPEGDGEWD; encoded by the exons ATAAACATCGAAGACCTTGAGGAGGGACCTGTGCTGAATGGGGAGAGATCCGATTGTCTGCTTACAGATGCTGTGGTGTCAGGGAACAAAAGGAGATCTCAGAGTGGAAGTGCAGACACCAAGAAAGCTGGTGAAGCAGCTGACAAAGCAGTGCCCCCAGAGCAG TCTAATATAAGTGGTAAACTccgaaagaagaaaaagaaacagaaaaataagaaaaacactaCAGGAGAAATTTTG GAAAATGGACTGGAAGATATTGACCGCATCTTGGAGAGGATTGAGGACAGCAGTGGTTTAAACCGCCCAGGCCCGCCTCCCCTGAGCTCGAAGAAGCATGTCTTGTATGTGGAGCACAG ACACTTGAATCCAGACACAGAACTGAAAAGGTATTTTGGTGCTCGAGCTGTCCTGGGGGAACAAAG GCCAAGGCAGAGGCAGCGTGTGTACCCCAAGTGTACATGGCTGACGACCCCTAAGAGCACCTGGCCACGGTACACCAAACCAG GTCTGTCAATGCGCCTGCTGGAGTCCAAGAAAGGCCTCTCCTCCTTTGCATTTGAGCATAGTGAGGAGTACCAGCAGACTCAGCACAAGTTCCTGGCTGCCGTGGAGTCCATGGAGCCCAACAACATTGTG GTTCTGCTCCAGACTAGCCCATACCACGTTGACTCACTTCTGCAGCTCAGCGATGCCTGCCGCTTTCAGGAGGATCAGGAGATGGCCCGAGACCTCGTAG AGAGAGCGCTGTACAGCATGGAGTGTGCCTTCCACCCCTTGTTCAGCCTCACCAGCGGGACCTGCCGGCTGGATTACCGCAGACCTGAGAACAG GAGCTTCTACCTGGCCCTCTACAAGCAGATGAGCTTCCTGGAGAAGCGAGGCTGCCCACGCACTGCGCTGGAGTTCTGCAAGCTCATCTTGAG cctggagcctgatgaggaCCCCCTGTGCATGCTGCTGCTCATCGATCACCTGGCCTTACGGGCACGCAACTACGAGTACCTGATCCGCCTCTTCCAGGAATGGGAG GCTCATCGGAACCTGTCTCAGCTCCCAAATTTTGCCTTCTCTGTGCCATTGGCCTATTTCCTGCTGAGTCAGCAAGCAGACCTCCCTGAGCAGGAGCTCAACTCTGCAAGGGAGCAGGCCTCTCTCCTGATCCGACAGGCACTCACCATGTTCCCTGGAG TCCTCCTACCTTTGCTTGAGTACTGCAGCGTGCGGCCAGATGCCGCTGTCGCCACTCACCGCTTCTTTGGACCGGATGCTGAGATAAG CCAACCCCCTGCCCTGAGCCAGCTGGTGAGCCTGTACCTCGGAAGGTCACACTTCCTCTGGAAGGAGCCCGCCACCATGAGCTGGCTGGAGGAGAACGTTCGTGAGGTTCTGCAGGCGGTGGACTCTGGAGACCCTGCGGTGGAAGCGTGTGAGAGCAG ACGGAAGGTGCTCTACCAGCGTGCGCCCAGAAATATCCACCGCCACGTGGTCCTGTCCGAGGTCAAGGAAGCTGTTGCTGCCCTCCCCCCG GATGTGACCACGCAGTCTGTGATGGGGTTCGACCCTCTGCCTCCTTTGGACACCATCTACTCCTACGTGAGACCAGAGAG GCTGAGTCCCGTCAGCCATGGAAACACAATTGCACTCTTCTTCCGGTCCCTGTTGCCTAATTACACTATGGAG GGGGAGAGGCTGGAGGAtggaggggctgggggtctgAACCACAACCAAGGCTTGAACAGGCTGATGCTGGCCGTACGAGACATGATGGCCAACTTCCACTTCCACGACGTGGAGGCAGCTCGCGAGGACAACCCCgagggggatggggagtgggACTGA